One Branchiostoma floridae strain S238N-H82 chromosome 1, Bfl_VNyyK, whole genome shotgun sequence genomic region harbors:
- the LOC118416996 gene encoding kielin/chordin-like protein has translation MLWKLLLLNLVMFVAFRGTTSQYLPVPQPEPQPPGPSSGCAADIVFIVDDSSSILGPRFGLALQFIIDFLQCFTDQDIGIGVILYNCVPRTGIPLGMYTISNPGLPFAISNLTQEGGLSRTGHALSFMTDTSKFRTGIPRTAILLSDGFPQSDANAQAMDDYEAQAEAARDAGIDLYAVGVGAAGSVNWDVLETITGSSDRVFRSDNPCRVAFRILADLCASAAEVGCLYNGLIIRVGEEYKPDDCTWCTCPAAGEEPVCYIQDCAAPYCDDPVKVAGQCCRSCDPPPGCLHNGAIIPVGEQYRAPDGCSWCHCEADGAQAICAAVGCAFSSACVNHVRYAGECCPVCPACCLGCQHGDGIVPLGASFQEDPCTTCHCYGGHMACAVVACAAPPCANPVHVPGQCCPVCIGCDHQDGIILVDKDYKVNDCMTCSCPAAGQQPICSTASCMAPACDPSEYTKVAGQCCPVCQAEAPEGCPYNGIVIPLHTIYKPDDCTECNCYEAGVAPACIAILCPAPACPNPVDVAGQCCPVCREIVATGDYGTM, from the exons atgCTGTGGAAACTGTTGCTGCTCAACTTGGTGATGTTCGTCGCTTTCCGCGGGACAACCAGCCAATATTTGCCGGTGCCCCAACCCGAGCCCCAACCGCCTGGCCCGAGCTCAG GTTGCGCCGCCgacattgttttcattgttgacGATTCCTCCAGCATATTGGGCCCCCGGTTCGGCCTCGCCCTGCAATTCATCATCGACTTTCTACAATGCTTTACTGACCAGGATATCGGA ATCGGAGTCATACTTTACAACTGCGTACCGAGGACAGGTATTCCGCTGGGCATGTACACAATCTCCAACCCCGGTCTACCTTTCGCCATCAGTAATCTGACGCAGGAGGGAGGCCTGAGCCGAACAGGACACGCCCTCAGCTTCATGACAGACACG tcTAAATTCCGTACCGGGATACCTCGGACAGCTATACTCCTGTCAGACGGATTCCCTCAAAGTGACGCTAACGCACAG GCAATGGATGACTATGAGGCACAAGCTGAGGCGGCAAGGGACGCAGGGATCGACCTGTACGCTGTGGGTGTTGGAGCTGCAGGGTCAGTGAACTGGGATGTGCTGGAGACCATCACCGGTAGCAGCGACCGCGTCTTCAGGAGCGACAACCCCTGCAGAGTCGCCTTCCGTATACTGGCGGACCTCTGCGCATCAGCAG CTGAGGTCGGCTGTTTGTACAACGGACTCATCATACGTGTAGGGGAAGAGTACAAG CCGGACGACTGCACCTGGTGCACCTGCCCAGCTGCCGGAGAGGAGCCTGTGTGCTACATCCAGGACTGTGCGGCTCCGTACTGCGACGATCCCGTCAAGGTCGCGGGGCAGTGCTGCCGGTCCTGCGACC CTCCGCCGGGCTGCCTGCACAATGGAGCCATCATCCCCGTGGGGGAACAGTACAGAGCA CCGGACGGCTGCTCATGGTGCCACTGCGAGGCCGACGGAGCACAGGCGATTTGCGCCGCTGTGGGCTGTGCATTCTCGTCCGCCTGCGTCAACCATGTCCGGTACGCTGGAGAGTGCTGCCCGGTCTGCCCGGCCTGCTGCCTCGGCTGTCAGCACGGGGACGGCATCGTTCCTTTGGGGGCTTCTTTCCAG GAGGACCCCTGCACGACCTGTCACTGCTACGGTGGACATATGGCTTGCGCGGTGGTGGCCTGCGCCGCTCCGCCCTGTGCTAACCCCGTGCACGTCCCGGGACAGTGCTGTCCTGTCTGCATCGGCTGTGATCACCAGGACGGCATCATCCTGGTGGACAAAGATTACAAG GTGAATGACTGCATGACGTGTTCGTGCCCTGCTGCGGGACAGCAACCGATTTGCTCCACTGCAAGTTGCATGGCCCCGGCCTGCGACCCATCCGAATACACGAAGGTAGCAGGACAGTGCTGCCCTGTCTGTCAAGCTGAAG CTCCGGAGGGCTGTCCGTACAACGGCATAGTCATCCCCCTGCATACCATTTACAAG CCGGACGACTGCACCGAGTGTAACTGCTATGAAGCCGGAGTGGCGCCGGCCTGCATAGCCATTCTATGCCCAGCCCCAGCATGCCCCAACCCGGTGGACGTAGCTGGGCAGTGCTGCCCTGTCTGCCGCGAGATCGTCGCGACTGGGGATTATGGGACCATGTAG